The Candidatus Woesearchaeota archaeon genome window below encodes:
- a CDS encoding PIN domain-containing protein, whose amino-acid sequence MASKYYVDTAIWRDLHENRKDKSKNLGELAFESFKKIRANKEKIVYSDFVVEELSHAYDKQTIDELFKNVSELLEKVEINKTQLKEAADLSKQHNIPLGDAVHGILARDTNSIMVTRDRHFRKLKDKITIKKPEDLI is encoded by the coding sequence ATGGCATCAAAATACTATGTAGATACAGCAATCTGGAGAGACCTCCACGAAAACAGGAAAGACAAATCCAAAAATCTTGGAGAATTGGCATTTGAATCGTTCAAGAAAATACGAGCCAATAAAGAGAAAATTGTTTATTCAGATTTTGTTGTTGAGGAATTATCGCACGCTTACGATAAGCAAACTATTGATGAGCTCTTCAAAAATGTATCAGAATTGCTTGAAAAAGTTGAAATCAATAAGACTCAATTAAAAGAAGCTGCCGATTTGTCAAAACAGCATAATATTCCTTTAGGCGATGCAGTTCATGGGATACTAGCCAGAGACACTAATTCAATTATGGTGACAAGAGACCGGCATTTTAGAAAGTTAAAAGATAAAATCACCATCAAAAAACCAGAGGACTTAATTTAG
- a CDS encoding DUF87 domain-containing protein has protein sequence MAYDIPPPLQHKEKIIFGLTFPQLAYAFPAFFLVFLLVLKTSLPISVSGSLSIFILFMAAFFMFFDGLNKIKHWYNYLRNPKIEVLSNLLKQIVDIKKIEQATVYQAKNKLAILEITPINFMLKTEEEKNAIIVGFQKFLNGLDFPIQIHITSTPIQLSEHLRYTDNKIKEKIKLTKDEKKAELLQSLINSYCEFVKKTIKENKIQNRNFYIIIQEKDHLDVQVKVCSEKLASLGLKVKQLQEKKLIELFYSYIANNKQKEAQAEEVKEIAHFMFAPEKISFYPDYFEVDNLFCKILAITGYPHSVEMGFLDKIISSGEKYDISIHIEPYPLDFTMVQLNRDLQKQQADLYTDSKKGILNPSLEIKFSSTKKVLEDLQKGKQKLFDVSLYVMCKGTKEETHLLAKRIKADFDGLMIQSNVPMFQMMEGYASMLPLANNKLKIKRNIHTEGLAAFFPFSSPFLDGDDNGILLGLNKNKIPYIKNIFNLTNANGIILATSGAGKSYFTKLLISRQYMNGCDVIIIDPQGEYLAITQHYGGESITISKNSKTVINPLDFASSTTSISLFSFERNPILLAILKLNMFFDLKNNCKFFTSSLTCLCNFNSYSPLECSFTLFSSNFSILRSSLNKKSRSSLIFNPCLSSSISQKSHVIQPVRNLCFHMGRSVNSSISEMNPFPTGLP, from the coding sequence ATGGCATACGACATTCCCCCACCATTGCAGCACAAAGAAAAGATCATCTTTGGCTTGACATTCCCGCAGTTAGCGTATGCTTTTCCTGCCTTCTTCCTTGTATTTCTACTCGTTCTTAAAACATCTTTGCCTATTTCCGTTTCTGGTTCACTCTCTATTTTTATTCTCTTTATGGCAGCTTTTTTCATGTTCTTTGATGGACTCAATAAAATCAAGCACTGGTACAATTATCTCAGAAATCCAAAAATAGAAGTATTAAGCAATCTGCTCAAACAGATTGTTGATATTAAGAAGATAGAACAAGCAACTGTGTACCAAGCAAAAAATAAATTAGCAATTCTGGAAATAACTCCTATCAATTTTATGCTCAAGACTGAAGAAGAAAAGAATGCAATTATCGTAGGATTTCAGAAATTTCTCAATGGACTTGATTTTCCTATTCAAATTCATATCACGAGCACACCAATTCAGCTTTCTGAACATCTACGATATACAGACAATAAGATCAAAGAAAAAATAAAGTTAACGAAAGATGAAAAGAAAGCAGAATTACTGCAAAGTCTGATAAATTCCTATTGCGAGTTTGTAAAGAAGACAATCAAAGAGAATAAAATTCAGAACAGGAATTTCTACATAATAATTCAGGAAAAAGATCATTTGGATGTGCAGGTAAAAGTATGCAGTGAAAAATTAGCAAGCTTAGGATTAAAAGTTAAACAATTGCAGGAGAAAAAGTTGATTGAATTATTTTATTCCTACATAGCAAACAACAAACAAAAAGAAGCGCAAGCAGAGGAAGTGAAAGAAATTGCTCATTTTATGTTTGCGCCAGAAAAAATAAGCTTTTATCCTGATTATTTCGAAGTTGATAATTTATTTTGCAAAATATTAGCAATAACTGGTTACCCTCATTCTGTTGAAATGGGTTTCTTAGATAAAATAATCTCTTCTGGAGAAAAGTACGACATCAGTATTCATATTGAGCCTTACCCATTAGACTTTACAATGGTCCAGTTAAATAGAGACTTGCAGAAACAACAAGCTGATCTTTATACTGATTCAAAAAAAGGCATATTAAATCCATCATTGGAAATAAAATTCTCTTCAACAAAGAAAGTATTAGAAGATTTGCAGAAAGGAAAACAGAAGTTATTTGATGTTTCATTATATGTAATGTGCAAAGGTACAAAAGAAGAAACGCATTTACTGGCGAAACGAATAAAGGCAGATTTTGATGGATTAATGATACAAAGCAATGTACCAATGTTTCAGATGATGGAAGGCTATGCTTCAATGCTGCCACTTGCTAACAACAAGCTGAAGATAAAAAGAAATATTCATACTGAAGGATTAGCAGCATTTTTTCCGTTTTCTTCTCCTTTTCTTGATGGAGATGATAACGGTATTTTATTAGGATTAAATAAAAACAAAATTCCCTATATCAAGAATATCTTTAATCTTACCAATGCAAACGGAATTATTTTAGCAACTTCTGGCGCTGGTAAATCCTATTTCACTAAACTGCTTATTTCACGGCAGTATATGAATGGCTGCGATGTGATTATTATTGATCCACAGGGCGAATATCTTGCGATTACACAGCATTACGGCGGCGAATCTATTACTATCTCAAAGAATTCTAAAACAGTCATTAATCCGCTTGATTTTGCTAGTTCTACAACTTCAATTTCATTATTCTCTTTTGAGAGAAATCCCATACTATTAGCTATCTTAAAGTTAAATATGTTCTTTGACTTAAAAAATAATTGTAAATTCTTTACAAGTTCGCTAACTTGTCTCTGTAACTTTAATTCATACAGTCCTTTAGAATGTTCTTTTACTTTATTCTCAAGTAATTTCTCAATTTTGAGAAGTTCCTTAAACAAGAAATCACGTTCATCATTGATTTTTAATCCCTGTCTTAGTTCATCAATTTCACAAAAATCACATGTTATACAACCAGTGAGGAATCTATGTTTCCATATGGGACGTTCTGTAAATTCGTCTATTTCTGAGATGAACCCATTTCCAACTGGTCTTCCCTGA
- a CDS encoding DNA cytosine methyltransferase, protein MKPTVLDLFAGCGGFSHGFTQAGFEVLGFVEWWKPAITTFLKNHPNALHIGTDITKVPNETIVFYKGKVDIIVGGPPCQGFSLCGKRDPKDNRNKLYKEFLRFVSVIEPKIVIMENVKGILSMKNQKEELVIHKIVEDFIKLNYSVCYKVLKASDYNVPQDRERLIIIAVKLNIFPQPYDKIVTISEALQNIQLDCNAHEFLDTTPVILERIKNLKQGEKLSNKFNFCRQRLEANKPSKTIVTKPLYIHPTEDRFLTPRELARLQSFPDDFEFTGSRTSMIKQIGNAVPPLLSYSLAEKIKEVFYHG, encoded by the coding sequence ATGAAACCTACTGTTCTCGATCTCTTTGCAGGTTGTGGCGGCTTTAGTCATGGCTTTACACAAGCTGGTTTTGAAGTTCTTGGCTTTGTTGAATGGTGGAAACCTGCAATAACAACATTTCTCAAAAACCACCCAAACGCACTTCATATAGGTACTGATATAACAAAAGTGCCTAATGAAACCATTGTTTTTTACAAGGGGAAAGTTGACATTATTGTTGGTGGTCCGCCATGCCAAGGATTTTCTCTTTGTGGAAAACGTGATCCAAAGGATAACAGAAACAAGCTATACAAAGAATTTCTCAGATTTGTCAGTGTTATTGAACCAAAGATCGTGATAATGGAGAATGTTAAAGGAATTCTCAGCATGAAGAATCAAAAAGAGGAATTAGTCATCCATAAAATCGTTGAAGATTTTATCAAGCTTAATTATTCCGTTTGCTACAAAGTTCTCAAAGCTTCTGATTATAATGTTCCGCAAGATCGGGAACGATTAATTATCATTGCTGTAAAACTAAACATTTTTCCACAACCTTATGATAAAATCGTTACAATCTCAGAAGCATTACAAAATATTCAATTAGATTGTAATGCACATGAATTTTTAGATACAACTCCTGTAATACTTGAAAGAATAAAAAATCTAAAGCAGGGAGAGAAATTATCTAACAAATTCAATTTTTGCAGACAAAGGTTAGAAGCAAATAAACCCTCAAAAACAATCGTTACAAAACCATTGTATATTCATCCCACTGAAGATAGATTCCTTACTCCCAGAGAACTAGCACGATTGCAATCATTTCCTGATGATTTTGAATTTACTGGTTCAAGAACTTCCATGATTAAACAGATTGGCAATGCAGTTCCGCCATTATTGTCTTATTCTCTTGCAGAAAAAATCAAGGAGGTTTTCTACCATGGATGA